Proteins encoded within one genomic window of Actinoplanes octamycinicus:
- a CDS encoding ABC transporter ATP-binding protein yields MTAPAPRPPEPPAAMSLRGLVRRFDTKLAVAGVSLDVPAGSFYGLLGPNGAGKTTTLSMAVGLLRPDAGQAFLLGYDVWHAPTQAKSLVGVLPDGARLFDRLSGPELLAYHGLLRGMPATVVDQRARDLLDVLELGVDNRTLVIDYSAGMKKKIGLACALLHAPRLLVLDEPFEAVDPVSAALIRDILQRYVAGGGTVVFSSHVLEVVERLCSHVAIMSDGVLRMHGTLDTVRAGRPLQDVFVQVVGGRVATGSELAWL; encoded by the coding sequence ATGACGGCCCCGGCACCTCGCCCGCCCGAGCCACCCGCGGCGATGTCGTTGCGCGGGCTGGTCCGGCGCTTCGACACCAAGCTCGCGGTCGCCGGGGTCAGCCTGGACGTGCCCGCCGGGTCGTTCTACGGCCTGCTCGGCCCCAACGGGGCCGGCAAGACCACCACTCTCTCCATGGCCGTGGGCCTGTTGCGGCCCGACGCGGGTCAGGCCTTCCTGCTCGGGTACGACGTCTGGCACGCCCCCACCCAGGCCAAGTCCCTGGTCGGCGTGCTCCCCGACGGCGCCCGGCTGTTCGACCGGCTGAGCGGCCCGGAGCTGCTGGCCTACCACGGTCTGCTGCGCGGCATGCCGGCCACCGTGGTCGACCAGCGCGCCCGCGACCTGCTCGACGTCCTGGAGCTGGGCGTCGACAACCGCACCCTGGTGATCGACTACTCGGCCGGGATGAAGAAGAAGATCGGCCTGGCCTGCGCGCTGCTGCACGCCCCGCGCCTGCTGGTGCTGGACGAGCCGTTCGAGGCGGTGGACCCGGTGTCGGCCGCGCTGATCCGCGACATCCTGCAGCGGTACGTGGCCGGCGGCGGCACGGTGGTCTTCTCCAGTCACGTGCTGGAGGTGGTCGAGCGGCTCTGCTCGCACGTCGCGATCATGTCGGACGGCGTGCTCCGGATGCACGGCACGCTCGACACGGTCCGCGCCGGTCGCCCGCTGCAGGACGTGTTCGTGCAGGTGGTGGGCGGCCGGGTGGCCACCGGCTCGGAGCTGGCGTGGCTCTGA